The window AGATCACCAGGATGAACAACAGGCCGATGATTGCCGCGACCTGCGGACGGAAGATGTCGAACGGGTTCGACATCTTCACGATGCCGGCGTCGCCCGCTTTGGGATAGCCCGCCGCGGCAACCGCTGCGGCGATGGCCGGGTTACCGGCTTTCGCATCGGCGTAGGGCACTTCCTTGTCATTCACCATCACCTTCACGCCGGAGCCTGCAGGGCCGTAGCTGGTCGTATACTTGACCGACGACGACGCCAGGAAGGCACGGGCGGTGTCGCAGGGTGCTGTGAACACGCGGGTGCCGACCGGGTTGAACAGATCGCCGCAGAGTGCGGGATCGGCGACGACCACGACCTTGCCCGCTTCGATCGCCTTTTCCAGCGCCGGGTTGGCGTTGGTCGTGATCAACCGGAAGATCGGGAAGAACGTCAGCGCCGCGATCAGGCAACCGGAAAGGATGATCGGCTTGCGGCCGATCTTGTCCGACAGCGCGCCGAACACGATGAAGAAGCCGGTGCCGAACAGGAGCGACCATGCGATCAGGAGGTTCGCCGTATAGCCGTCGACCTTCAAGATCGATTGCAGGAAGAACAGCGCGTAAAACTGGCCAGTGTACCACACCACGCCCTGGCCCATGGTGCCGCCGAGCAGCGCGAGCAGGACGATCTTGCCGTTGCTCCAGTTGGCAAAAGCTTCGGTCAGCGGGGCCTTTGAGCTTTTGCCCTCGTCCTTCATCTTCTGGAACACCGGCGATTCGTTCAGCCGCAGCCGAATCCAGACCGATAAGCCCAGCAGGACGACCGACACCAGGAAGGGAACACGCCAGCCCCAGGCGGCGAAATCAGCTTCGCCGATCGCGGTGCGGGTGAACAGGATCACCAGCAACGACAGGAACAGGCCGAGCGTCGCCGTGGTCTGGATGAACGAGGTGTAATAGCCGCGTTTGCCCTGCGGCGCGTGCTCCGCCACATAGGTCGCGGCTCCGCCATACTCGCCGCCGAGTGCCAGACCTTGCGCCAGGCGCAAGGCAATCAAAATCACCGGCGCGGCAAAGCCGATCGTCGCCGCGTTGGGCAACAGGCCGACGATGAAGGTCGACAGACCCATGATCATGATGGTGACGAGGAAGGTGTATTTGCGTCCGACGATGTCGCCGATCCGTCCGAAAACGATGGCGCCGAACGGGCGCACCAGGAAGCCGGCGGCAAACGCCAGCAGCGCGAAGATATCGCGGGTTCCCGGCGGATAGGCCGAGAAGAATTGCGCGCCGATAATGGGGGCGAGCGATCCGTAAAGATAGAAATCATACCATTCGAAAACGGTACCGAGCGATGAAGCGAGAATGACGAAACGTTCGTCGTTCGTCATGCCGCCTGTTCTAGCTGGCGCTGCAACCATTGTGGACATTTTGGATCGCTCCCCGGGATCGTTGATGCAAAGCGTGTCCCATGCACCGGACTTTGCCGGGTTGACCCATGGGCTTCGCCTCACGGTAACATCGCCGTGAAACCTCTCCCAATAAGACTTTTGGCCCGCTCCGCTATATCATGAAGCTATGTGGCGAGGACACGACGCGCGTTCCCGCGCGATCGATGCCTGGCGATCCGACCTATTGCGACGCACAAACCGGGTTAACCGCTTCGCGCGAAGGCGATATTGCGTGCTTGCAAGCGCTCGCCCGGCAGACGACAATTACCTTGAAAAACTCGCTTGGCAGGCCCCACAAAGCGGTCACGGGTTTGCCGCAACCGTTTTGCAAGAGATTGATGACTGCCGCTGCCAACACCCGCCTCGTCATTGCCGATGACCATCCGCTGTTCCGCGACGCGTTGCGGCAGGCGGTGGCAAGCGTCGTGACCTCGGCGACGATCGACGAAGCGGGATCGTTCGAGGATTTGACCGCGCTGCTCGAACAGGATTCCGAGGTCGATCTGATCCTGCTCGATCTGGCCATGCCGGGGATCTCGGGCTTCTCGGGGCTGATCTATCTGCGCGCGCAATATCCGGCGATCCCGGTCGTCATCGTATCCGCCAGCGACGATGTCGGCACCATCCGCAGGTCGCTGGATTTCGGCGCCTCCGGCTTCATCCCGAAGCGGTTCGGGGTCGAGACGCTGCGCGACGCGGTCGCGAAGGTGATGGACGGCGATGTCTGGGTGCCGCCGGATACCGATCTCTCTTCGGCTGCCGATCCGGACATGACACGGCTGCGCGACCGGCTGGTGACGCTCACGCCGCAGCAGGTGAGGGTCTTGATGATGCTGTCGCAGGGGCTGCTCAACAAGCAGATCGCCTATGAGCTCGGCGTCTCGGAAGCAACCATCAAGGCCCACGTCTCGGCGATCCTGCAAAAGCTCGGGGTCGAGAGCCGGACGCAAGCCGTGATCGCGGCCGCGAAAATCGCCGGCGGCCAATGGCGGCAAGGCACGCCGCCGGCGTAGTAACGCTTGATGGTCGGTTCACCTCGCCCCGCTTGCGGGGAGAGGTCGGATTCGCGCGATAGCGCGAATCCGGGTGAGGGGGACGCTCCGTATGCGTTGTGCTTCCGTATTCGCGAATAGCAGCCCCTCACCCCAACCCTCTCCCCGCGAAGAGCGGGGCGAGGGAGAAGCACAGTCCCTACTCCGCCGCCACCATCTGCTGCGTCCGCCACTGCCCGAGCAACGCCCGCAGCGACGCCGGTTTGACCGGCTTGTTGAGGACCGCGATGTTCTCCTCGCGGGCGGCGGCGCGCACATGCGGGCTGCGATCGGCGGTGATCAGGATCGCCGGAATGTTTTCCCCAAAACGACGGCGGATGTCGCGGATGGCGGCGACGCCGTTGCCGCGGTCGAGATGATAGTCGACCAGCAGGCCGGTCACTTCCGTGCCAGACGCCTCGATCGCCTCGATGGCGGCGTCTGGGTCGGCGACCGCGATGACCTCGGCGTCCCAGGCGGTCAGCAATGTCCTCATGCCGTCCAGGATCGCCGCATCATTCTCGATGCAAACGATCATCGAGCCGCTCATCGGCGTCCGCGACAACGGCGTCGCGGTAGTGACGGCCGCGGTATAGTTGATCGCTTTCGCGGTCGGTACCGTGACCGAGAAAGCCGAGCCGCCGCTGGCATTGGAGGCGATCGCGATGCCGTGGTTGAGGACGCGCGCCAGCCGCTCGACGATCGATAGCCCGAGCCCTAGGCCGCGCGCGATCCGCGCGCCCTGTTCGAGGCGATGAAACTCCTTGAAGATCTCGCCGCGCTTCTGCACGGGAATGCCGACGCCGGTGTCGTAGACGCCGATCTGCAGTGATTGGCCGCGGCGCCGGCAGCCGACCAGCACGCGGCCGTGCGGGGTATATTTGATGGCGTTGGAGATCAGGTTCTGCAACAACCGCCGCAGCAGCAGACGATCGGATTCCACCGGCAGCGAACAGGGCACGAAGGCCAGCTTCAATCCCTTGGCGCGCGCGATCGGCGCGAATTCGATCTCCAGCGACCGCATCAGGTCGCTCATCTTGAAGCTCGTGATCGCGGTCGACATCGCGCCGGCATCGAGCCGCGAGATGTCCAGGAGCGCGCCGAGGATTTCCTCGATCGCTTCCAAGGAATCGTTGATGTTCTCGACCAGCCGGGAGTCTTCGCCGCCGGATTGGCGTTCGACCAGGCTCGTCACATAGAGCCGCGCCGCGTTCAAAGGCTGCAAGATGTCGTGGCTGGCGGCGGCGAGAAAACGCGTCTTCGAGATGTTAGCATCTTCCGCGGTGCTCTTGGCCAGCGCCAGTTCAGAGTTCAGCCGCGTCAGCTCCTCGGTGCGGTCGCGCACCCGTTTCTCCAGCGTGGCATTGGCGCGTTCCAGTGCCTCGGCCGCCTCAAAGGAGGGGGTGACGTCGGTGAAGGTGATGACGAGGCCGCCGCCGGGCATCCGGTTGGTGCGTACTTCGATCACCATGTGACGGTCCGGCAGCCGTTCCAGATAGGGCTCGCCTTCGGTGGTGTAGGCGTTAAGCCGCATTTCCATCAGCGCTTCGCTGTCGCCGAAGCCCGGCGGACTGATGGCGCCCATGAATTCAAGGATCTCCCTGAGCGGAATTCCGATTTGCACGAGGTGCGGCGGAAGTCCCAAAATTTCGCCGAATTGACGGTTGGAGCAGATCAGCTGCAGATCCGCATCGAACACCGCGATGCCCTGCCGCACATGGTTCAAGGCGGTCTGCAGCATCTCGCGATTGAAATGCAGCGCGGCGTGCGAATCATCCAGCAGCTTCAGCGCGGCCTTGGCGGAGACGGTCCGCTTGCGCAGCAATAGCGACATCACGAGCCGCGAGGACGCCGCCCCGATCGAGGACGCGATCAGGTGCTCGGCATGCTGCAGCAGCTCGAAATCGGCCGGCGCTCCAGGCTCGAGGCTGGTGCGGTGCTGGGTGGCAAATGCCTCGAACGAAAGCCGGGCGCGTTCGGGGCCGAGATACTGCGCTACCGTGCTCTGGATGTCCTGCACCGTCACGGTGGTGCGCCAGCGCCGGAAGGTCGGCGCCATCGGCGCCAGCGCGCTCGGCACGAACAGGTCGGCCTGCAACCGTTCGATCGCGGATGGCTGGCGCGCCAGCGACAGCACGACATAGGTCAGCAGGTTGAGCGAGAGCGACCACAATACGCCATGCAGCAGCGGCGGCAGATCGGCGCCGAACAGCGCCTGCGGACGCAGCGCCTCGATGCCGAACGGGCCGTGCTGCAACATCATCAACCCGGCGGTGTTGCCGTCGAGAAAGCTCGGCATAAACAGCGTGTAGGCCCACACCGCGCCGCCGACCAGCATGCCGCCGATAGCCCCGCGCGCGGTGGCGTTGCGCCAGACGAGGCCGCCGAAAAACGCCGGCGCGAGCTGGGCGATCGCCGCGAACGACAACAGGCCGATCGCCGCCAATTGCGTGTTGCCGAGCGCACGATAGTAAAAATACGCCATCACCATGATGGCGAAAATCGCAAAGCGCCGAACTCTTAGCAGGAAGTCGCCAAAGTCCTTCTGGCCGGCACGCGATTGCGCGCCGCGCTGCAGCACCAGCGGCACCACGATATCGTTGGAAACCATGATCGAAAGCGCGACGCATTCGACGATCACCATGGCGGTCGCCGCCGACAGGCCGCCGACAAAGACGCCGACGCTGAGCAGCGGCGCGTTTGCCTCGATCGGCAGCGCCAGCACGTACATGTCGCTGTCGACCGCGCCGAACGGGAAGGTGATTAACCCAGCGAGCGCGATCGGAATCACGAACAGATTGATGGCGATCAGATAGAGCGGAAACAGCCAGCGCGCCCGGCTCACTTCGGCATCCGAGGAATTCTCCACCACGCTGACGTGAAACTGGCGCGGCACCAGCACGACCGCGCAGAACGACAACAGCACCATGGTGAGGAAATTGCCGATCGACGGCACGTAGTTGATGGCGCGCACCGCTTCCGGGGTCTTCATCGCGCGCTCGATCAATTCGACCGGCGTGAACATCCAGAACGTGACGAAGGCGCCGGCGGTGATGAACGCCACCAGCTTGACGATGGATTCGGTGGCGACCGCCAGCATCAGGCCGTGCTGATGTTCGGTCGCGTCGGTCTGGCGGGTCCCGAACAGCACCGCGAATACCGCCATCGCCAGCGTGACCATCAGTGCGATGTCGCCGATGATGGGAATGTGGGAGAAGTGCTGGTCTTCGCTCAGAATGGTTTCAAGCGAGGAAGCCACCGCCTTGAGCTGCAGCGCGATATAGGGAACCGATCCGATGATCGCGATCAGCGCCACGGTTGCGGCAACCGCCTGGCTCTTGCCGTAGCGCGCCGCGATGAAGTCGGCGATCGAGGTGATGTTCTGCGATTTCGCCAATTGAATCACGCGGCGGAGCAGCGGCATGCAGAGCCCGATCATCAGGATCGGGCCGACATAGATCGCGAGAAAGTCGACGCTGGTGCGGGTGGCAAATCCGACCGAGCCGAAGAAGGTCCAGGAGGTGCAATAGATCGCCAGCGACAAGGGATAGATGAACGCACTGGCGCGGCCGCGCTGCATCGGCGAGAGGCGGTCGCCATAGCTCGCCACCAGGAACAGGAACCCGATGTAGCCGAACGCGGCCGCAATCACGGCCCAGTCGTGCAGCATCGCTGCTTACTCCGTTAAACGTTAGGCGCGCCTTGATCGGCGCCGCGACAGAAGTCGCTGCATTAAGGAGTATAGCCGGATTGGACCGGCAACGCATTGTGCGCCGCCGTCCAAGAGCGGGATTTCGGGGTTAACGCTACTCGGCCGCCAGCGATTTCTGGTGCAACGGCAGGCCGAGACGTTCCCAGACCAGCACCAGCGCTTCGGCAAGCTGATCGATCAGGCCGTCGTCGTGATAGGGCGAGGGCGTGATGCGCAGCCGCTCGGTGCCTTTTGCGACCGTCGGATAGTTGATCGGCTGGATATAGATATGATGCTCTTCGAGCAGGATATCGCAGGCCCGCTTGCACTTTTCGGGGTCGCCGACGAACAGCGGCACGATATGGGTGTCGCTCGACATGACAGGCAGGCCGGCGGCGGTCAGGATCGCCTTGACCCGGGCGGCGCGATCCTGGTGGCGCTCGCGCTCCCAGTTCGAGATTTTGAGGTGCCGGATCGCAGCCGTCGCCGCCGAACAGATCGCCGGCGGCAGCGCGGTGGTGAAGATGAAACCGGGCGCATAGGAGCGCACCGCGTCGATGATATCGGAGCTGGCGGCGATATAGCCGCCGAGGCACCCGAACGCTTTCGCAAGCGTGCCTTCGAGAATATCGATGCGATGCATGACGCCGTCGCGCTCGGCGATGCCGCCGCCGCGCGGGCCATACATGCCGACCGCGTGAACCTCATCGACATAGGTCATCGCGCCATAACGCTCGGCGAGATCGCAGATCTTTGCGAGCGGCGCGATATCGCCGTCCATCGAATAAAGGCTCTCGCAGGCGATCAGTTTTGGCCGGTCTGGCCCCGCGGCGCGCAGCAACTCCTCCAGATGCGCCATGTCGCTGTGGCGGAACACCTGGCGCTCGCAGCCGGACTGGCGGATGCCTTCGATCATCGAATTGTGGTTGAGCGCATCCGACAGGATCAGGCAGTTCGGAATCAACTTGCCGATGGTCGCAATGCCGGTCTGGTTCGAGACATAGCCTGAGGTGAACAGCAGCGAAGCTTGCTTGCCGTGCAGGTCGGCCAGTTCCTGCTCGAGCTGGACCAGCGGATGATGGGTGCCGGCGATGTTGCGGGTGCCGCCGGCGCCGGTGCCGACGCGGGTCGCGGTCTCTACCATGGCGCCGACCACCTTGGGGTGCTGGCCCATGCCGAGATAGTCGTTGGAGCACCAGATCACGACGTTCTGCGGCCCCTTCGCCGAATGCCAGACCGCGTGGGGGAACCGTCCGGCGATGCGCTCGAGATCGGCAAACACGCGATAACGCCGCTCGTCATGCAGGCGGTTAAGGGCGGCACTGAAGAATTGGCTGTAATCCATCGCAAGACCTGGAACGAAGCGTGAGGCCGGGGGGCGGCGCGAGCCCTTTTTAGAGCGTTTCCATCATTAATGTCGAGGAGGAAACAAGGTGTTGATCGGGATCAAGTTTTGGTGCGCCCATCTAGCAATCCGATCCTGCCTACGCACAGGGTCGGACGCGCCGGAACGATCCAAATGGATTAATTTACGGGTTTGTGAAACATCTGTTGCATATTTGGCGCTGATGGTTAAGATCGGGCATGGATCAGGGCCCGTTGACCGAGCAGATCATTAAGGCGTTCGACACCATGTCGGTCCAGCTTCAGGCCGGTGCCCGATACGTGCTCGACCGGCCTCGCGACGTGGCCCTGCTGTCGATGCGCGAGCAAGCGCGCCAGGCAGGCGTACAGCCCGCGACCATGACCCGCCTTGCCAAGCATCTCGGCATGGACGGCTATGACGACGTGCGCGAGCTCTATGCCGCGGCGGTGCGCGAGGGTGATCTCGGTTTCGCCGGCAAGGCCGGCGTCCAACTCGTCAGCCAGAAGCTGAAAGGCGACAAGGCGCTGGCCGCCGACATGTTGACGTCGATCGCCGGCCAGATCGAGCGCCTCGCAACCGCTGTCAGCCTCGAGCGTCTTGTCGCCGCGGCCAAGACGCTCGCTTCAGCGCGGCGGATCTACTGCCTCGGATTGCGATCGAGCCATTCGATCGCCTGGCATCTTCACTATGTGCTGACGCTGGTCGGTGACCGCTCGGTCCACATCGACGGGATTGCGGCAACCGGGGCCGATGTGCTCGCAAGGGCCACCAGCCGCGATGTTCTCCTTGTCGCAAGCGTGCTGCCGTATACGCGCCTGACCGTGGAATTGGCGGAATACGCCGTCGAGCAGGGGATGGCCGTCGTCGCCATCACGGACAGCGAGGTCGCGCCGCTGGCGCAGATTGCGCAGCATGCCGTCGTCGTTCCGACCGACAGCCCCTCATTCTTTCACGCCATGTCGCCGGCCTTTGCGGTTGCCGAAGTGCTTGGCGCCGTCATCGCCGGGCGCGGTGGCGACGAGGCGCTCGCCACGCTCCGGCACACCGACGAGCACCTGGCGGCGCTCAATACCCATCTCAAGCCGAGAGGCGGCAAGAAACCGTCATGACCCATATTCTTCACCGCTCCGCGAATGCCGTGATGCCGGTCGCAGTCGGCGGCAAAGGCATCGAACTGTTCGACCGCAATGGCAAGAGCTACCTCGATGCATCCGGCGGCGCGGCGGTGTCCTGTCTCGGTCACGGTCACCCGGACGTGCTCGCGGCACTCCACCGCCAGCTCGATACCCTTGCCTATGCGCATACCGGCTTCTTCACGACCGAGATCGCCGAGAGACTGGCGGATCGTCTGGTCGAGGATGCCCCGCCGGGCCTCGACCATGTCTATCTGGTGAGCGGCGGATCGGAGGCAATCGAGGCGGCGCTGAAGATGGCCCGGCAGTATTTTGTCGAGAAAGGCGAGAGCCAGCGCCGGCACATCATCGCACGGCGTCAAAGCTATCATGGCAACACGCTGGGAGCGCTCGCAGCCGGCGGCAATGAATGGCGCCGCGCGCAGTTTCGCCCGCTGCTGATCGAAACCCACCATATCGACCCCTGCTATGCCTATCGCCAGCAGGAGGCGGGCGAGAGCGATGCCACCTATGCGGCGCGTGCCGCCCAGGCGCTGGAGGACAAGATCCTCGAACTCGGATCCGATCAGGTCATCGCCTTCGTGGCGGAGACCGTCGTCGGCGCGACCTTGGGCGCGGTGCCGCCGGTCGCCGATTATTTCAAGCGGATCCGCGCGATTTGCGATCGTTACGGCGTGCTGCTCATTCTCGACGAGGTGATGTGCGGCATGGGCCGCACCGGGACGCTGCACGCCTGCGAACAGGATGGCATCGCCCCTGACTTGATTGCGATCGCCAAGGGACTCGGCGGCGGCTATCAGCCGGTCGGGGCGGTCTTGCTCAGCAAGCAGATCTACGACGCCTTCTCCGGGGGCTCAGGCTTCTTCCAGCACGGCCACACTTATATGGGTCATCCGATGGCCGCCGCCGCAGGCCTCGCAGTGCAGGAGGTGATTCGCCGCGACGGCCTGCTTGCCAATGTGGTCGCCATGGGCGGCCATCTGCAGCGGCGCCTGGAAGAGCGCTTTGCCAACCACCATCACGTCGGCGACATCCGCGGACGCGGCCTGTTCCGCGGCGTCGAGCTGGTTTCCGATGGCGACACCAAACAGCCCTTTGCTCCCGAGTTGAAGCTGAACGCGCTGATCAAGCGCGAAGCGATGGCGCGCGGCCTGATGGTCTACCCGATGGGTGGCACGATCGACGGCGTCCGGGGAGACCATGTTCTGCTCGCTCCGCCGTTCATCGTGAACAGGGAGCAGGTGGATATGATCGTCGAACGTCTCGGCGATGCAGTCGATGCGGCGGTCGCATCGGTCAGCTGAAGCCGGCGTGGAAGCGCGCCGGCCGAGAGGCGGAACTTTGGAAGAGGGATAGGATCACCATGACGAAACTCGTCAGGGGCCTTGTGGCCTCATGTCTTCTGCTTGCTTTCAGCCCGCCACTCGCTTCGGCGCAAAGCCTCGGTCCGGCCTTACAGAAAATCAAGGATGCCGGCACGATCACGATCGGCAACCGCGACTCCTCGGTGCCGTTTTCCTATCTGGATGACAATCAAAAGCCGATCGGCTTCTCGCTCGATCTCTGCAGTCTCGTCGTTGCCAAGGTGAAGGCGAGGCTCGGCTTGCCCGACCTGAAGACAGCCTACCAGGCCGTCAATTCATCGAACCGGATCCCCCTCGTCAAGAACGGGACCGTCGATATCGAATGTGGTTCGACCGCCAATACCATAGCGCGCCAGCAGGAGGTCGCTTACTCCGTGATTTTCTATGCGCCGCAGTTCAAATGGATCGCGCTGAAGTCGTCTGGCTTGAAGACGACCGACGATCTGAAAGGCAAGACGGTCGCCGTGACCCAGGGCACCAACACGGCGCAGTTCGTCGCCAAGCTCAACACCGATAAAGGCCTCGGCATGAAGATCCTGCAGGGCAAGGATCACGCCGAATCCTTCCTCCTCGTCGACACCGGCCGTGCCTCGGCCTTCATGGAGGACGATATCCTTCTCGCCGGGCTGAAGGCGACTTCGGCAGCTCCCGACAATTTCGCGTTTCTTGCCGATGCGTTCCCGAGCGATCCCTACGGCGTGATGATGTCGAAGGGGGATCCCGAGTTCAAAAAGCTGGTCGATGATGCGCTGACGGAAGCGATGAAGTCGGGCCTCTACGACAAGCTCTACGCCAAATGGTTCGAAAGCCCGATCCCGCCGAAGAACATCAATTTGAATTTCCCCCAATCCGACAAGCTCAAGGAATTGGTCAAGGTCCCGAGCGACAAGGCGAACGGCCAATGACCGGTAAGAGGCGGAGCGTCGACCTATCCTTTCTCCCTCTCCCCGCTCTTCGCGGGGAGAGGGTTGGGGTGAGGGGCTGTCTCCACGAACGCGGAACCAGAACGTATGCGGAGACTCCCCCTCACCCGGATTCGCGCTGTCGCGCGAATCCGACCTCTCCCCGCAAGCGGGGCGAGGTGGATCCGAGCCGTGCGCCGGTTCAACTAGGTGCACCTTAGAAGGCGTCGCGGATGTCGCTGCTGTTCGAACCGACACCCGACGGCGCAGGACGATATCTCGACTGGATCCTGAGCGGCCTCGGCTGGACGCTCTCGCTCGCGCTCGGTGCCTGGACCATCGCGCTTGTCGTGGGCACGCTTGTCGGCGTCGCGCGCACCTTGCCGAAAGGAATCCTTCCCAGGTTGGGGCGGGTATACGTCGAGGTCTTCAGGAACATTCCGCTGCTGGTGCAGATGTTCTTCTGGTACTTCATTCTGCCTGAGTTGCTGCCGGTTCGTGTCGGCATGGCGATCAAGCAGATAGACCCGCCGTGGGGAAGTTTTGTCCCGGCCCTGATCTGCCTCGGTCTCTTCACCGCCGCCCGGATCGCCGAGCAAGTCCGTGCCGGGCTGCAGGCTCTGCCTCGCGGACAGATCCAGGCCGCCTCCGCGCTCGGCTTCGGCCGGGCCGGCATGTACCGCCTGATCCTTTTGCCCCAGGCGTTCCGGATCATCCTGCCGACGCTCACCAACGAGTTCATGACCATCTTCAAGAACACCTCGGTGGCGCTGACGATCGGCCTCGTCGAACTGACGGCGACGGCGCGGGAGATCAACGAAAATACCTTCCGCACCTTCGAGGCGTTCGGCGTGGTGACGATGGTCTACCTCGCGATCGCGCTGATCGCCTGGCAGATCATGCATCGCATTGAACGGGCCATGCGATCGCCGAGCTTTGCCAGCGGGAGTTCGCGGCCATGATGGTCGATCTCTCCGCGATCGCCGCGGCGCTGCCTTTTCTGCTGCAGGGACTTTGGTTCACGGTGCAGATCACGCTGGTCGGCGTCACCGGCGGCATTGTTTTCGGAAGCCTGATTGCGGTCGCGCGATTGTCGCCGAACCCGCTGATCTCGACGCCGGCGACGGCCTATGTGAACCTGATGCGGTCGATCCCCCTGATCCTCGTGATCTTCTGGGTGTTCTTTCTGGTTCCCTGGGCGATCGGATGGGTGACCCGCTCTGGCCGACCGGTTGCGGTCGGCGCGTCGCTGACGATTTTCGTGACCTTCGTGCTGTTCGAGGCGGCCTATTACGCCGAGATCGTGCGCGCCGGTTTCCGCTCGATCTCGCCCGGACAATATTCGGCCTGCGATGCGCTCGGGCTCTCCAAATTCCATGCTTACGTTTACATCCTGTTTCCGCAGGCGATCCGCAACGTGCTGCCGATCCTGTTGACCCAGACCATCGTGCTGTTCCAGGACACCTCGCTGGTCTACGTCATTTCGGCAACTGATCTCCTGGGCGCCGCGACCAAGATCGCGCAGCGCGACGGCCGGCTGGTCGAAATGTATCTGACCGTCGGCATCATCTATTTCGTGCTCTGTTACGCGGCTTCCCAGTTCGTCAAGGAGCTGCAGGGCCGTCTTGCTTACGGAGGGCGATGATGATGATGATGATCGAGATCAGCAATGTTTCGAAGTCCTATGGCGCGTTCAAGGTGCTGAAGAATTGCTCCGCCAGCATCGGACGCGGCGAGGTCGTGGTGATCTGCGGGCCTTCCGGCTCCGGTAAAAGCACGCTGATCAAGACCGTGAACGGGCTCGAGGCGATCGACTCCGGGGAGATTAAGGTCGGCGGCTTTCGGCTGACGCCGGGCGTTACCAACGTCGCGGCGTTGCGCCGGTCGGTCGGGATGGTGTTTCAGAGTTTTGAGCTGTTTCCCCATCTGACTGTTTTGAGCAACGTCACCATCGCGCAAACCAAGGTGCTCAAGCGGTCGAAAGCTGCCGCCGAGGAGAAGGCGC is drawn from Bradyrhizobium lablabi and contains these coding sequences:
- a CDS encoding amino acid ABC transporter permease, yielding MSLLFEPTPDGAGRYLDWILSGLGWTLSLALGAWTIALVVGTLVGVARTLPKGILPRLGRVYVEVFRNIPLLVQMFFWYFILPELLPVRVGMAIKQIDPPWGSFVPALICLGLFTAARIAEQVRAGLQALPRGQIQAASALGFGRAGMYRLILLPQAFRIILPTLTNEFMTIFKNTSVALTIGLVELTATAREINENTFRTFEAFGVVTMVYLAIALIAWQIMHRIERAMRSPSFASGSSRP
- a CDS encoding amino acid ABC transporter permease: MMVDLSAIAAALPFLLQGLWFTVQITLVGVTGGIVFGSLIAVARLSPNPLISTPATAYVNLMRSIPLILVIFWVFFLVPWAIGWVTRSGRPVAVGASLTIFVTFVLFEAAYYAEIVRAGFRSISPGQYSACDALGLSKFHAYVYILFPQAIRNVLPILLTQTIVLFQDTSLVYVISATDLLGAATKIAQRDGRLVEMYLTVGIIYFVLCYAASQFVKELQGRLAYGGR
- a CDS encoding transporter substrate-binding domain-containing protein, whose product is MTKLVRGLVASCLLLAFSPPLASAQSLGPALQKIKDAGTITIGNRDSSVPFSYLDDNQKPIGFSLDLCSLVVAKVKARLGLPDLKTAYQAVNSSNRIPLVKNGTVDIECGSTANTIARQQEVAYSVIFYAPQFKWIALKSSGLKTTDDLKGKTVAVTQGTNTAQFVAKLNTDKGLGMKILQGKDHAESFLLVDTGRASAFMEDDILLAGLKATSAAPDNFAFLADAFPSDPYGVMMSKGDPEFKKLVDDALTEAMKSGLYDKLYAKWFESPIPPKNINLNFPQSDKLKELVKVPSDKANGQ
- a CDS encoding aspartate aminotransferase family protein — its product is MTHILHRSANAVMPVAVGGKGIELFDRNGKSYLDASGGAAVSCLGHGHPDVLAALHRQLDTLAYAHTGFFTTEIAERLADRLVEDAPPGLDHVYLVSGGSEAIEAALKMARQYFVEKGESQRRHIIARRQSYHGNTLGALAAGGNEWRRAQFRPLLIETHHIDPCYAYRQQEAGESDATYAARAAQALEDKILELGSDQVIAFVAETVVGATLGAVPPVADYFKRIRAICDRYGVLLILDEVMCGMGRTGTLHACEQDGIAPDLIAIAKGLGGGYQPVGAVLLSKQIYDAFSGGSGFFQHGHTYMGHPMAAAAGLAVQEVIRRDGLLANVVAMGGHLQRRLEERFANHHHVGDIRGRGLFRGVELVSDGDTKQPFAPELKLNALIKREAMARGLMVYPMGGTIDGVRGDHVLLAPPFIVNREQVDMIVERLGDAVDAAVASVS